tccttatattttgggggcaattgttagggctggatttttactataagtgatccttatacgtgatcctaaccagtgatccttgtttctttggcaggcagtgatcctcagccggacttcaggatcaggatcatgggacgttatggtgatccttatactaacggtcaccttcgcttactacaatattgttttgcaggaacatctagcaggatatgctctaaagaccatgatccagggacgcgtcttcacaaatatggcaagagctaaatcagagatagacgttgcacaggatatggaaacatggcttgattcatgggcagcaatttaggctagattatctttatttctaaaggggtaatgagctgatatttagtcattttacctaaaataggtcacccacacatgtataaataccactcttcctcattcggaagaacacacacgacatacgacacaactctcaagcACTTAGACACTCTGTGATCCTTGTattcagctcattatcatccaaagttgtaatcatatttttgttatattgaagttggtgatcggtagttgccatcacccgaggttttttatgccggagatcattcattgatcaagggctttttcctcgtataaatcattgtgtctttgcatcttttatcacagaagtgatcctttactttcataattaaccaagcatcataccccgtttacataaagtttggttacattatccttgtgtgatttttgaccaaaacaatacttacttgacattgtgacagacgcggaagatacttcttgtgaatctcgggtggtgacttgaaaacttctggccTCAGGGTTtagccttttaaaagctaaaactctttctcttgcagcaggggttaacttgagatgagcaatggaaatagctgcaaaggaaaagagatattagtgatcttcGTCAAAtaagacaggactgatagtgatccttcgaggatcctctaccctaccatgagtagcccactccttgggcagatcattcccaccagggagggaatcccttctcacgaagaagaaacgacgcttccaatttgtgtcatttttggtaactttcaaaacaggatgatcctccccggccttccgtttcaacaaatatcgatgagaaccaaacgtggtaagatcataaagtgcggccagctctgccatccctaaatcaatcccctcctgctcgatgatcctctcgaaggtatacaaaaccctccagatcatcggcatagcttggatataagatatgccggtcagagaaaagaaagattgggtgaaggccggaaaaggatacgaatatcctatgataaatggagttgcaggaaagatcacccaggtatctgaggtaaaatcactcaaggcagtggatgtgaaggatttgaaaacggcatccgccggaaagcaatgacgaatcctatctacatgagcatcggtaaagcaacatctctccgtaggagaatccttaatgatcccttggcttttcaggggactatccttcttggaatccttgtgtggagaattccggagcaacatgtttgtgacggaatagaaacagagacggagtagaaaaaacagagcaaagagaaggaagaagggaaagagagaagaagaggatacctgatcaagtcttcggtagtgattataaagggaagatacctcgaatttaaatacagaatgatcctaaccctatctcctatttataatgatgatttgcagggattgtcacatctatgacgtaatgatcacaacggctaatccatgtgtaacggctagttattcggaatcgcccgttagggataagatcaaaacaaaatataactcgtctatttacaattaactccttatattttgggggcaattgttagggctggatttttattatacgtgatccttataagtgatcctaaccagtgatccttgttcctatggcagacagtgatcctcagggggacttcaggatcaggatcatgggacattatagtgatccttatactaacggctacttccgctcaatacaatattgttttgcaggaacatctagcaggatatgctctagacatcatgatccagggacgcgtcttcacaaatatggcaagagcttaatcgcagaaagacgttgcacaggatatggaaactaggcttgatttatgggcggctatttaggctagattgtatctcatttctaaaggggtaatgagctgaatattagtttagctacctaaaatagatcaccaacacatgtataaataccattcttcctcattcggaagagcacacacgacatacgacacaactcacatacacttagacactcagtgatccttgtactcagctcattatcatccaaagttgtaatcatatttttgttatattgaagttggtgatcggtagttgccatcacccgaggttttttatgccagagatcattcattgatcaagggctttttcctcgtataaatcatcgtgtctttgcatctttatcacaaaagtgatcctttactttcataattaaccaagcatcataccccgttttcataaagtttggttacattatccttgtgtgatttttgaccaaaacagaacctagcaagccggttagaagcaactcttgcttctaatcaaaccaaccaaacaccaccactcacaccgaccattgaaactaattcaatggcaaaccacaatTCCAACCAAGACTTTAACCCCAACCAAAACCTCCATCCAAATCAATACCAATCCCGAGGAACCTTTTATCCCGCTCAAAACACCCAACCTATACCCcaagaacaaccgggtggtaacaccaacgcaagaccacctactccacctttccgaaaccaaaacaccaacaacacccaacgaacacctcaacaacaaccccttcaccgacaagcatcgttacctatcaaccttgatgatcggaatgtcaattccgacCGTAGAGGTAATCgagatcgcggcaatcccgcgaaTGAAGACCCATTTTTCAACATCGACGACTTAAgaaatgcaatccccgatgatgagCCTTATAGTGtgcccggttatcaatcgccggaacatgtaaGCATTCACACAGAAAATTCGGATGATGGGGGTTACTATGATGATCGAGTGGATGACGATGAAGATTGGAGATACATTAATAGAGGCCATGTCTACAATGCAAGAGAGTTCGAAGATGAAGAGTTTGGGTATCAAAATGCTAACTACGTTGGGGAGGACGATTATGGTTACGGGAATAGACGGAATGACGGTTATGAAAATAACCACCAACCACGAAACAATCACCAACGGAACCAGAATGATGGGTTTTACAGCAACAACAATGCTAACCCTAAACGGATTCCTGGTTTCGTGGGAGGTGGTCATCAAGGGGGTAACCGAGGTGGAAATCAAAGAGATGATCGAAGAGATGAGAGGAGGGATGAGAGGCGAGATGAAAGAAGGAATGATCGACGAGATGAGAGGAGGGATAACCGAAGAATGGATGATCAAGAAGTCAATGGTCCttatcgtcgtcaacaacctccacggggagtgaatGATCGTTTTAGGCCGGTGGTCACCGAAAATGATTCACCAATCGTTTGTGagaggaggatgtttgattgtaaaccacattacatcaacatacttcctcatttTAATGGAAGGTCTAACGACGAACCGTACACACATTTGGCGGAGTTTTCTTCCATTTGCAACACTATTGGGGGGCATAACTTCGCACTAGAGGAGGTCAAACTTCGCTTGTTTCAATTTTCATTGAAAGAGAAAGCGAAGCAATGGTTCCTTACACTTCCTGCCAATAGCATTCGCACATGGGGAGAAATGCAACAAGCTTTTCTGGATAAGTATTATTCAATGGCAAAGACCGACGATGCTCgtgatgaaattaggtcttttcGCCAATTGTCAGGCGAACCGTTGCATGAAGCCTTCACAAGATTTAGGGAGTTGATGCGAAAGTGCCCACATCATCAAATAGAAAAGTGGGAATTGGTCAAATGCTTTGTACGGGGTTTGGACGACAACACATGGAACCGACTTGAATCAACGAGCAATGGGACCCTTCTAAGCAaccatgaagatgatgattgggagtttttggagcgGATGAGCAAACGAtcaaaggaaaaggaatcggCCGACCGAGCCAAAAAGCACCCTACCTCAAGGTCATGGCCCGATCGTGATGCAAGTTCTAAGGATCGGATTGATACGTTGGAGCGGGAATTGGCccgcatgaagaagaaggaagtggGTGCGGTACAATATAGCGTATGTGAAGAATGTGGTGACATCGGTCACCGGAACGAGAATTGTCAAGCCACCGTGGAGGTGAATCAAGTGTATGGGGACCGAAGGCAATATGATATGAActctaacacttaccaccccgggttgaggaaccatcCTAACTTTAGGTATGGCAATGCCTCTAACCAAATGAATCCGAATTTCCAATCTGGAAATCAAGGCGGGTATTCGCACCAAACTCGCCAAAGAGGTTACAACCAAGATGGTCACGGGTTGACGAATAATCAAGGAGGTGGTGATGATTTGAATGCAAAGATGGATGCAATGCTTTCAATGATGCAAGAGTCCAAGAAAGAGAATGAAATTCGGGACAAATCGCATGAAGCATTAGCAAAACAAGTGGGCCAACTTGTGGAGGAAATGGCACAACTGAGGGGGAGCGTGGGAAAGCTCCCAAGTGACAccacggtgaaccctaagcatcaaagTTCAAGCACGGGCAATGTGAGGAATGTGCACATTAGCACGGTAAGTCTTCTTTCAAATGATAAGGTTTGTAGTAGTGTTGAAAGCATTCCACCACAATGCGTTGATGGTGTAGTGGGAAATACAAGAGATGAGTTGGAAAGTAAAAATGAACAAGAAACGATTTCacaaattaaaattgaaaaaatgaatggaaattctttttgtgaaaattgtttaaatcaaATTAAACCGATTAATGCATCAAAAGTTGAGGAATGGTACCCACCGAAGGATGAGAGGTGGGAAAATTTTAAACAAGCAAAAATTAATTTACCGTTACTCGATGACATTAAAAAGGTTCCGGCTCATGTGGAATGCTTAAAGGAGTTAAGCATCGAAAAACGGCACAACAAATTACCCGAACCGGTTGATTTGATATCACATGTTAGTGCCGTTCTATCGAGTGCCCTTCCTCAAAAAGCTCAAGATCCGGGAGATCCTCTTATTCCAATTCAAATTGGAACCTTCAAAATTGAGAGGGCGCTCCTCGATCTTGGAGCTTGTGTGAGCATTTTACCCGggagtttgtatgaccaatacgattttggtccattaAAAAATTTTGATACTCCCGTGGTATTGGCCGATCAGACTCCCACGCATCCAAGGGGGATGGTGGAGGATGTGATTGTTAAGGTGGATGATTGCTACTACCCAGTTGACTTTTTGGTAGTAGACTATGTTGGGTGTATTGAGGATACCCAACCGGTAGTTATCTTGGGTAGACNNNNNNNNNNNNNNNNNNNNNNNNNNNNNNNNNNNNNNNNNNNNNNNNNNNNNNNNNNNNNNNNNNNNNNNNNNNNNNNNNNNNNNNNNNNNNNNNNNNNNNNNNNNNNNNNNNNNNNNNNNNNNNNNNNNNNNNNNNNNNNNNNNNNNNNNNNNNNNNNNNNNNNNNNNNNNNNNNNNNNNNNNNNNNNNNNNNNNNNNNNNNNNNNNNNNNNNNNNNNNNNNNNNNNNNNNNNNNNNNNNNNNNNNNNNNNNNNNNNNNNNNNNNNNNNNNNNNNNNNNNNNNNNNNNNNNNNNNNNNNNNNNNNNNNNNNNNNNNNNNNNNNNNNNNNNNNNNNNNNNNNNNNNNNNNNNNNNNNNNNNNNNNNNNNNNNNNNNNNNNNNNNNNNNNNNNNNNNNNNNNNNNNNNNNNNNNNNNNNNNNNNNNNNNNNNNNNNNNNNNNNNNNNNNNNNNNNNNNNNNNNNNNNNNNNNNNNNNNNNNNNNNNNNNNNNNNNNNNNNNNNNNNNNNNNNNNNNNNNNNNNNNNNNNNNNNNNNNNNNNNNNNN
Above is a window of Helianthus annuus cultivar XRQ/B chromosome 14, HanXRQr2.0-SUNRISE, whole genome shotgun sequence DNA encoding:
- the LOC118486592 gene encoding uncharacterized protein LOC118486592, which gives rise to MAKTDDARDEIRSFRQLSGEPLHEAFTRFRELMRKCPHHQIEKWELVKCFVRGLDDNTWNRLESTSNGTLLSNHEDDDWEFLERMSKRSKEKESADRAKKHPTSRSWPDRDASSKDRIDTLERELARMKKKEVGAVQYSVCEECGDIGHRNENCQATVEVNQVYGDRRQYDMNSNTYHPGLRNHPNFRYGNASNQMNPNFQSGNQGGYSHQTRQRGYNQDGHGLTNNQGGGDDLNAKMDAMLSMMQESKKENEIRDKSHEALAKQVGQLVEEMAQLRGSVGKLPSDTTVNPKHQSSSTGNVRNVHISTVSLLSNDKVCSSVESIPPQCVDGVVGNTRDELEIEEWYPPKDERWENFKQAKINLPLLDDIKKVPAHVECLKELSIEKRHNKLPEPVDLISHVSAVLSSALPQKAQDPGDPLIPIQIGTFKIERALLDLGACVSILPGSLYDQYDFGPLKNFDTPVVLADQTPTHPRGMVEDVIVKVDDCYYPVDFLVVDYVGCIEDTQPVDGLLCCKQDRKSRIPQIKI